Proteins from a genomic interval of Rhipicephalus microplus isolate Deutch F79 chromosome 6, USDA_Rmic, whole genome shotgun sequence:
- the LOC142765435 gene encoding uncharacterized protein LOC142765435 isoform X2: protein MRGAPKVTFVIFGDGYRAVVDNLEKCFISLSVADMAKKAIIGKVSRVRTSRRAAITGMSTFFEMEKKNDSPCNTIFSTRVTVKRTSELGRFQ from the exons ATGCGGGGTGCACCAAAAGTCACGTTCGTCATTTTCGGAGACGGTTACCGCGCCGTTGTGGACAACCTCGAGAAGTGCTTCATATCGCTGAGCGTTGCCGATATGGCAAAAAAGGCCATTATCGGCAAAGTGAGCCGGGTAAGGACATCAAGAAGAGCTGCTATTACAGGGATGTCCACCTTCTTTGAG ATGGAGAAAAAAAACGACTCGCCGTGCAACACAATCTTTTCTACCAGAGTGACTGTGAAAAGAACGTCAGAACTTGGAAG